The window CCTTGGCGGCATTTGACAAGACCACGGGCGCACTGGACGTGAATTGGGATCCCGGTTTGGCGGATCCCGTAGACCTCAGCGTCGAAGCGCTGGCGGTGGCAGACGGCAAAGTATATGTGGGCGGACGTTTCAAGTCCGTCCGGGGAGGACTGCGCACTCGCAACAACCTTGCGGCGTTCAGCGAAGCCGACGGCAACAGTCCCGCCGGCGTGGATTTCGCATGGGATCCCAACATGGACAAAAACGTCTACGCCATAGCCGTTTTTGGAAACCGGGTGTATGTCGGCGGCGCCTTCGAGTATGTGACGGCATCGAGCGTGCAGCGCAGAGGAGCGGCGGCCTTCAACAAGGCGGATGGATCCAGCGCCGCCGTGCTAGATCCTTGGAACCCAAGACTTTCCTATCCGGATCTATATCCATGGATGGGCGACTGGCCGGTCGTAAACGCCTTTGCTTTCGCGGGCGATCGCGTGCACCTCGGGGGTGAGTTCACCAAGGCCAACACGTCCATCGTGCGCAACTACTTGGCGGCCTTCGAATTGGCCAACGGCTCGAATCCCGGAACCGTGGACGCCGCATGGAATCCGAACTTGGACGATGCCGTCAATACGCTTGCGATATCGGACGGACGCCTGTACGCGGGGGGCGATTTCACAACCGTCAACGGCGGAGCAGCTACCCGCAACCGCGTGGCCGCGTTCAATGTCGCGGGTGGCGGCGCCTCAGCCATGGTGGATCCGTGGAATCCCAACATCAACTCGACCGTCTGGGCGGTGGCGGTAAGCGGCCCGCGCGTTTTTGTTGGCGGAACTTTCAGCGCCGTCGGTGGCTCCACGACACGCTATGCCTTGGCGGCGTTCAACACGGCCAACGGCTCGAATCCCGCTGTGCTCGATGCGTGGAATCCGAGTTCCAGCAGCAGCAACTACATCTTTACTTTGGCGCCGTCGCGAAGCGCGGGCATCATCGTGGGCGGCAGCTTTACCTACATGGGCCACGAAACACGCCGCCGTATCGCCGGATTTAATACCGATTGGGACAATCCTCCATACGTTATGTGGCAAATGCCTGCTTCGGGCGGTGCGATCGGCAGTAGTCATGCCGCCATTGACGTGACGTTCAATGAACCCGTCTATGGAGTTGACGCAGGCGATCTCATTCTTACCGGCCCTGCGGCCACCGGTGCGGTCGTGGGGACGCCCACCTTCCAGCACGGATTTACCGGCTCCACGCCGCGCACCATGTGGCGCTTCCCCGTCCTCAATCTTTCGAGCGGAACACTGAACGTCAGTCTGTCTCCAACGGTGGGCGCCATCGTTGACGAGGCCGGCTCGACGCTCAATCCCAGTCCGACAACCTCGACGTATACCGTAACGGCCACGCCGGCCACGTTGCCTTTTTTTGAGGATTTTGAGAGCGGCAGCCTGGCTTCCTATTGGGATTCGCGCGGAACAGCCTATTTCGGCAACACCGTAACCTCCCTGTACGATCCCCATGCCGGATCCTATCACCTGCTGCTTGATGAAGCGTTGACCGGTTACCTGTCGCGCAACGAAGTCACATTGACATTGGATCTTGCCGGCCGCGCCAATGTCGAACTTTCCTTCTGGATGAAAGAACTCCTCGACGACGATCACGGTCCGCCGTCCATTCCGTATTTGAACGGTGCGGACTACGACGGGGTGGCGATCAGCGCCGACGGCTTGATGTGGTACGAAATACAGGGATTGCGCACGGCGGACGGGATTTCCGGATCGTATACCCAATTCACCATTGACCTCGATGCGGCGGCCGCCGCCCACGGCCTTGCCTACAACAACCATTTCCAGATCCGTTTCAACCACTACGACAATTGGCCCGCCTCGAGCAGCGGGTTTGTATTCGACGACATCCGTGTGCGCGAAGTCGTGACAACGCCGGCCGTCGTGAATGTAACGAGTCAGCACCCCAACGGCACTTTTCCACTGGGCGAGGTCGTTGACGTTCAGGTCGTTTTCTCGACTCCTGTGGCGGTAATGGGATCGCCAACTCTCGAACTCGAAACCGGCGCCGTGAATCGTCTCGCGGCAATGATCGGCGGCGATGGGACGAACACGCTCGTTTTCCGTTATACGGTGCAAGCGGGCGACAGTTCGCCAGACCTTGATTATGCCGGCAGCGACGCCCTGCAACTCAACGGAGGCAGCATTCGCGACGCCGCCACGGGTACGCTGGACGCCGACCTTGCGCTCCCCATTCCCGGCGAAGCGAATTCGCTTGGATTCAACAAGAACATCGCCATAGACACTGTGGCCCCTTCCGTCGGGACGCTCGAAGTGCAAGCGCCCCTTGTCATGAATCTCTCATATAACCAGGCGATGGGAACGGGCGTACTTGACCCGGCCCGTTACACGCTTTCCGGCTTGGGCCAAGGATCGCTTGCAAATCATCCCGATCAGGTGGAGGACCTCGGCGGCAACGTGTACAAGCTTTCATGGGCAGGCGGCGAAATGCGGACCGGACATGATGTAACCGTCACTGTGACAGATGTATTCGATCTCATCGGCAACCCGATCGGTCCCTCGAACAGCGCCACGCACACGGAAGGCGGCATGGGTGTTGCCCCTACCGTGACCGGCATCATGGTCCAAAGCGGACGATTCATCTTGGTTGAATTCAGCGAGACCATGGGAAGCGGCGCCATCCTTGCATCCAATTACACGCTGGCTGGTTCGGGAAAAGGCACGCTGGCCGCCAACCCGAACGACGTCCAATGGATTGCCGACAACGAATATCGCTTGGAATGGACCACCGGAGAAATGCGCGACGGCGGCGATATTGTGATTTCGGTCTCAAACGCTGTGGATCTGGTGGGAAACGGCATGGGCGATCCCGATTCGGGAACACATCCAGGCGGCGGAATCGGATATGCGCCCGAACTGGCCGAAGTGGACGTGCAGGATGAGAGCCATATTGACTTAATTTTTAACGAGGACATGGGCGCGGGCGTAGCCGATGTGGACCACTTTACCGTTTCCGGTCCGGGCGCGGGCAGTCTGACGATGCACCCTTCTTCCGTCGAGGCTTTGGGCGCATCCTATTACCGGCTGGCATGGTCTTCGGGTGAAATGCGCGACGGCGGCGACGTGACGGTGACTGCGGCGAATGTCCATGATCGTGCCGGTAATCCAATCGGTCCGTTGAATTTTGCCGTGGACATCGGTGGCGGCATTGGCATTCCCCCTGGGTTGGCTGATGCGACGGTCATGGACCTGCGCATGGTTCTTGTCGTTTTCAGCGAGTGGATGGGAAGCGATGCGGTCAATGCTGAAAACTACACGCTTTCGGGATCAGGCCGTGGAACGCTGGCCGAGCATCCGAATAGCGTGGAAGACACCGGCATGGGGATGTACCGGCTGCAATGGGCCTCCGGTGAAATGCTCGACGGCGGCGATATCACCATTACGGCTTCGGGTGTTGCGGACCTTGTCGGCAATCCCATCGGCACGGCCCATACGGCCACCGATCCCGGCGCGGGCATTGGCGGGGCGCCCCGCGTGACGAGCGTGCAGGTCCTGACGGGCTCTACCGTGCGTCTATCGTTCAATGAACCCATGATGGGAGGCGATCTCGGCGATGCAAGCCGCTACATGGTTTCCGGCGACGGGATGGGCACCCTCTCCATCCATCCGGATACCATAACCACCGAGGGTTCATCGGCTGTCGTCGCGGGATGGAATGAGGGCGAAATGCGACAAGGCGGCTCCATCTCGCTTACGGCCGCCAATGTCCGGGATTTGGCCGGCAATCTCATCGGAGCGTCCAACAGCGCCACCCATGCCGACGGCGGCATGGGTGTTCCCCCCACAGGGATGCTGGTCCTGAACGATGCAGCGGTATTCACGCGCGACCGGCAGGTAACCGCCACTTTCCTCGGCGCCGACGGCACGGGTAGCGCCCTTGACGCCATGCGATTCGGCAATGGCGTGGCGGAATGGTCCGATTGGCGCACCTATTCCGTCTCATCGGCGTGGGAACTTCCCGACGGCCAGTCATGGAAGACGGTTTATGCCCAGTTGCGCGATGCCGCCGGCAACGTGTCGGACGAAACGATCGCCGACACGATAGCCCTCGACACGGAACCCCTTGCCCTGTCGCCCGGAAGCGATACCGCCGTGGAAGCGGAGTACGGCTCCTCATGTCTCCTGGAAGTCCGTGCCGAAGGAATTTTCGGAACGCCCCTCTATACATGGAGCAAACGAAACAACGAAGGCCAATGGCAAATCCTTTCCGGTCCGGCCAAAGACGTTACGGGTTCGCAATACTGGATCGCCCCCGTAACCGTTTCCAGTGCCGGGGCATACCGATGCGAAGCAGCCGATGAAACCGAAACGGCTGGTCCCGTCGAATTTATCGTGACGGTGAGCGACCCGCTGGAAAGCCTGCCGTTGTTTGGATTCGCTGGGATCCTGCTTCTTGCGTTATGCTGCCTTTTGGCAGGCTTCACGTGTCTGCGCAAATTTTCGTGTTGACAGGCATTCGATAAATCAACGCTAATCCACCAACTCTGCGGGCGAGAATCCATCAAATTCCACCGTCCCAGCGGCGTTTCTCGTGCTCGTGCTCGTAATCGTCATCGTAATTGCAGTTGATCGGAGAAACATGTCCCCGCCGGCTGACTTCATTTCAACAAACAATAAAGTGTAATGCACGAGACGAATCAAGAGCGATTTCAATCAGTGGTCAAATGTGGTTTGACGAGAGCGGTCCATGCGTCGTAACCGGCTTGGTTGAGGTGGAGGCCGTCGGATTGAAACATGTCTTTCCGGGGCTGGCCGTCGGCGCCCAGAATTGTCCCGCTGGTCTCGACGTGGACTATGCCGGCATCGCCTTGGGCGTATTCGGCCACGCGGGCGTTGAAGTCTTTCATCATGGAGTAAAGATTCCAACGGGCGATACTCGGTTTGGCGGCGAGCACGATGATGCGTGAAGCCGGCGAGGACTGGCGGATATGTTCGACGACCTCCTTGAAATCGTCGAAGACCACCGTGGCAGGCCTGCCGTGCGCGATGTCGTTGTCGCCCGCGTACAGAACGACGGTCGTGGGCTTGTGCGGTGTTACGATGCGGTCGAGATAGTACGCGATGTCGCTGTATTCGCATCCGCCGAAACCGCGATTGATCGTCTTGAATTCCGGGAAGCAGCGTTTCAAGTCCCACAGGCGAATCGTTGAACTGCCGACGAAGAACACGGTGTCGGGCGCTGGCGGGTTGGCCCGGTCCTGTTCCTCGAACGCTTGTATGTCTTTCTCATAAGGCATCGCGCGAACGAGTTCGAGCGCCTGGATGAATGCCTCGCCGGCAACCCCTGCCTCTTTGTCGCCTCCCGCGAACTTGAATTCGATGGCGCCGTTGCGCGGTCTGAGCGATCGCAGTTCGATGTCGAGCACGCGGTTCGGACCGTCGGCCTTCTCCGCCACATCCATCTTCTCAATCATCGGCTGGCCGTTCACGAACACCGACACGCGGTTCTTCGCCGTGTCGAATCCGCGCGTCGCGGCGAACTTCAGCGTTGCGCGGTACATGCCCGGCGCGACAGTTGCATTCACGATAAACTCCGGCGCATGAATCCCGTAGCGATAGAGATTGGGCGAGTCCGTACCCTCGATGGTTTCCGCGACGGGTTCCGTCCACCACGCCGCACCGACGACATCCGCGCCCTGGTTCATGCGGACAATCCACTCCGTGGCCGGACGCCACGCATTCCCGGCCTTGTCGCACAAGTCTTCACGTCCCGAATAGCCGAACACCATGCGTTGCGGATCCACGGGCCCTTCGCCGGACCCGAACCCGCTTGAGCCCGTGGCGGCGGAGGAGACCACGCGATGAACACGCACTCTTGCCCCTTGCGACAACGGATTCTTTTCCCCGCGCACGACCACGCGTAGTTCGTGTTTGCCTTCGCTCAGCCCGCTTCGCGCGAAGAGCGTTTGCGCGTCCCGCCCAACCGGGCACCAGCAATCGATGCCGGCCCGCTGTTTCTCGCCGTCAATAAAAACGTCCGCCAATCCCCCCGCCGGTTCGACGTCGCCGATAACTCGCACTTGGTTGCCGTCGAAAGCGCAGGTTATCGCAGCCCCTGTTGTTTCGCTCGCATCATGCGAATCCCATGTTCCCGTCCGCGTGAACGCTTCACCGGATGATGCGTTCTTTGGATCGTCGCCTTCGACAGCGATCGCCGTCAGGCCATCGTGGCGAATCGTCACAATGTAGTCGCCATTGGGAAGCGGCTTCATGCTGAAACCATTTCCGTCGGCAACTTCACGCCTTTGCAAGGAAATACCGTCGCCGGTGATGTGCGACGGTTCAAAAGCCAGCCGGAGAACGGTTAGGGTATGTTCAGGAGAATCGAATGTCGTAAAAGCGATACGGCCCTTCTCATAGGCCGCATCCACAATCTCCGCCGAACTCCGCATGACATGATTTTCGCGGTTTGGGCCGAAGAGATCGGGCATCCATGCCATGATTTGCAGCATGGTCCGCATCGCGAGCGGGTGGATGATATTGAGCCACGATGCGGCCACGATCGGATTGCCCAGGAGTCCGTCAACGACCGTCCCGTTGTCGAGCGCATCGTAGGATCCGAGTATGGCCATGCGCCGTGCGAGTTCCCGCGCCCACGCGTCGTCGGCCAACGCCGCGTATTGCGCCAACGCGCCTGCCGTGAGTTGCTGGCCATAGGACAAGGATGTGCCGCAGCAACTCGGCGATTCGGGCATCGCCCACGCGCCGCTGTACACTTCCGCCGCCGAATTGGGATCCACGCCGGTTCGGTTCAGGAGCAGCGTCAGCACATTGCGCACGTCGGACTTCCACAAGGGAAACGCTTCGCGATAGTCCATCACATATTGCATCGCCCACACGTTGACCAGCGAAATCACCGGGCATTCCCAGTCCCAGTAGCAGCGCCCCCACGTGTCCACCGCGGCCCATTTTGGAAATAGGACGTCGTTGAGATAAGCGTGTCCCGCGTCGCGCGCCCGCATGATGGCGTCGTCTGTGCCGCGATAGCCGAGCCGAATGAGTGAATCCAGGAATCGCAGGATAAACGTTACGCTGCCGGTCAGTTCATTGCTCCAATTGACCTCTTCGGGATTTGCGTAACGCGGCCACGGCGGTTCGCCAGGCGTCCGGTTGCAGTGCTGAGCCAACAAATCGCCCCAGTGCCTTGCAGCCTCGAAGTACCGCGCATCGCCAAGTATCCGATAGGCGCGCAGGATGGCCGCGCCGATGTCCGCCGAAAGATCGAGTTGGATGAATCCCTTTGGATCGCATGGGCCGTAGGGCTTGCCCTTTGTGGGCACGCTGATCGGGAAGTTCGGCCACGGATGATCCGATGGCGTCTGGGCATAATCGAGAATGTAATCGGCCTGCAACTTGATGAAGCCGAGGGCGGCCGGGTCGCCCGCGTAGCGATAATAGTCCGCAAAGCCGTTGATCAAACTGACGGTCCGCTGGCCAAGGTCGCCGCACATCCAATTTTCCAACGGTGGCGCGCCGATGTTCCCTTCCGCGTCTATGCTCCACATCGAGGTGTATACGAAATGCGGCGCAGCCATGACGGCCTTGTCCGTGCCGACCCACGGGTAGCGTTTGAGTGTTTCCATGGATACGCGCACACGATAGTCAATCTGTCCGTTCAGCCCTTGATACCATGGCGCGATGACGCCATGCGCGTCCTCAATGGCCGGATGTCCATAATATGCCGGCAGTGTCGTCGCGCCGTTTGCCAGAAATCCGATCAGCAATGTCGTCATCATGCCGGGCGCCCACTCCTTATTGCCGCGTGTATGTGGATGATAGGGAAATGAGGAAATGAAGGGGGGTAGCGGAAAAAATTTTTACAATTTTCAATATCCCCAAACAGTCTCCTTGTCTTTTCTTTTGCACAACGGGATGGCGATCGTCAGAGATTTGCCAGGTTCGCCACATATTCCTTGCTGCCGTCGTTGGCCCATGCATCCAGCTGATTCGGGTCTTTGAGTTGCTGGCCGCGCTGACGAGGCACGGCAAGGTAGCCTATCCGGATGTCGGAAAGGCCCGTCATGTCGCTCCAGAGTTTTTCGAATTGGGCGACGGGATACACGTCTTCCTGCCCATGGCCCCATCGTCGCTTGACATCCTTGATGGTTACATAGGTCGGCATCCGGTGCGCCATGGCGCGGACGGCGTGGGTGATTTTATCGGCTGGACCGTCGAGATCGGCCCGCGTGAGGCCGAACAAGGCCAGCAGCGGATCAATTTGTATCCATGTGGTCATCGAATTGTAGTACCGCAGTTTGAGTTCGTCCTCCTCGCGCGGCTGGGCAAGCCCTTCGAGCAGGCGCACACGGCCATTGACCCGCGCAAGGCCGCCGCCGCGATCGTCTATGCGGCGGGGGACTACCTCAAAAGTCAGCACATTGCCTGCCTGCAAATGCGCGCCCAGCGCCTCGGCATCGAGATCGGCCCCCAGGGTGTCAATGTTGTGGAGCATGATCGTTTCGAGATGCGGATGCTCCCTGAGCAATTTCGCCAGGACGCCGTTGCGCAGGAGGTTGGGAATTTCGTACCAATGTCCGGGCGGATTGAATCGCTGGATGGCGACGTTGTCCACATAATCGCTTCCTTCGCCCTTGGATCGCGCCCAGTCCATGAGTGCGGCGCGGGCATCCTCGCGGACCTTCTGCTTCTGTTCATCCAGCATTTCCTGGGGCATTTCTTCCCACAGAAAAACGAGATCGCGCACCATCGGGATCAGGCGCTGCCCGATGGATCGCCCCGGACTCAGCACGATCGGTCCCTCGTAGCCGTAACGGCCGTTCAACTCCAGATGTTTCTCGATGGGGCCATGGGTCAGGTAACTGGTCGAGATGATATGTGGTGGGGCCGTTCCGTACCGTTCGGCGCTCACACGGGTCTTGGCCACATGAATTTCAAGAAAACTCCGGTGTTTTCCTCCCAAAAAGAGGAATGGATTGATGGCTTTCACGGCGCCCGCGCCGGTGGTCCAACGGCTTCCAACGCCCGCGGCCAGGGAGAAAACGGCGACGCGACCGTCGCGGAGGGATTCCTCGCCGATACGCCGGCGCTCCGGATCGCCGAACAGGGTGATCACATCGGAGTCGTGCACGTCCTCAATGGAGGTATCCACGGGAAGCCGGTTGTGCGCCAGTCCGATGCGCCCACTGCGCAAGTCTGCCCGGATCTCTTCGTGCTGAATCGAATCGAAGCCGTTTTCGGACTTGATGCGCGCGGCGTCTTCGTCCCATGCCTGTCGCGTGGACTGCGTGGCGGGATCGGCGACCCGGAAAAGATTCGCCGTCAACGTTCGAAGCAACCCGTAAGTCTCGACGGCATCACTGCGACGCGCCGTGAAATGGTCCAATTCGACACGACGCAAGTAAGCGATATCGTCCGCGCTGCGGCGGACCAGTTCCGGGATTTGCAGCGCATAGTAGCGCGTGGGCATGACCGCCTCCTCGCCCAGAAGAAGGCACGAGGTCGATCCCTGTGCATTGATGCGGAAATTGTATACAACGGGATCCATGGCAAAGGGCAGCGCATCTTCGAGCGTGCGTTTGGCGGAGGTCATGATGGCGAGAATTTCATCCCGAAAAGCGTCGCGCCGGGACGGTTCCACAAACATGGCCATGCCGCCGCCCGACATGCCGCCCAACATGAGGAATCCCCAAAAATCGTCTCCAAGGGTGTTGCGCGCTTCTGCGATGACGGTTTCAGTGAAACGGTTTGTAACCCATGGGATGATAGTCTTGAGGGGAACGTCCCAGTTTCGGGTCGTATTGGCGGCGAGTTCGCGGATATCGCCCGATTGGAGCGCGCCGAGAATGTTGTCAAATATGGTGCGCATCGAAAGGCGCGCTTCCCATTCACGTTGGGCCCGAAGAAGGTATTTTTCGGTCACCATTTCGAGGATGGGGCCGACGTTTTGCGCCATCCCGCCGTGAATAAGCACCAAAGACGCGGCCAAACGCTCCTTGATCTCCGGGTGGAGATCGTCCTCCCCCAATATCCGGTGACGCGGCAACAGGCAGCCTTTGCTGATCCCGTATTCCGGATCGCCCTTGCAGGCGATGGCGCCCTCGATGACCTTGATCCCCGGCCAAATGCCGCCGGAGTCCTGCCAGCCGCCGCCGGAACCGCCCAGCCATTCGCCGAGGATTGCGCGCGAGGCCGCCAAGCGGCGCTCTTCCTCCGTAAGCGGACCTTCCAGCGTGGAGGTTTGCCCCGTGGCGCGCATCAATACACTGATGATGGAGGCAAGAAGATTGGTCGAAACCGCAAGGCGCGAACCTTTTGGGATGTCATTGACTTTCGTGACGAGTTCAAGGCCCATGCCGCGCCCTACAATGCGGCCCAAAATTGCCTCGATGGACTGGTTCGTTCCCTCGAAGGACGGCGGGATCAAACCGGACGCGATGACCCCGGCTTTGAGGAGGCTGAGGTAGTCATTGCCGAAATTGAACAGATCCCGCAGATCCGTAACGTCCTTGGTGGTGTCGAGATCGGTACTCGTCAGACGCAGGACCGGTTCCGGAATGGCGCGAACATACGTTTCGATGGGGGGCTGGATGATGTCGTCGCGGCCGTAGACCCCCAGATCCACGGAAATGTTGAGCACCCGTGCGCCTTCCGGGTAATCCATGCCCAGAAAAAAAATGTCCGACCACCCGCTATGGCTCAGATCGAGCCGGACCGGCGTCGTTTCACGCAGGATGGGGTAAAGAAGCGTACCGTTCGGCCGGTAGAGCAGTTCACGGCGCAACCGGATAGGCTGATCGTCCGCATGGCCGACGCGGAACATCCACTGGTTACCCCTGCTGGCCCGGACGCTGCGCCGCACCTGATCGCAAAGCGTTTGAAACGACAAGTGATGATAGGCCTCGGCGAGAGCGCTGAAAAGCGCCGCGTTCGGACCGTGTTGTTTCATGGCCGCGCGGAAACAGTCTATGGCCTCCTCGAACCGGCGGCCCAGCAGATCGTGAAATCCATCGTAGGGAATTGTCCCCGTATCGGGAAAGGCCGGAGATTCCTGAAACGAAAACCGGTAGGCCGCATACAGGAACATGGTCGCCCGAACCCGTTCATAGAGATTGTCCGCCGAACGGCGAAAGGCGTCCAGTTCCTCGCAGGCCGCCATCAGCTCTTGTGGAGAAAGTTCCTCGCACAGCGATCGGAACGGCCGGTTCCGTATCTTGGAACCCTTCGCGGTGATGGTTTCAATCAGTGTGTTCACGAAAAACATCCTCATCCGGCCGGCCGACGCATGCCGGCTTCGGCCAACACGTCCACCAACACTCGCAGGACCTCGTCGCGATCCTTACCGGCCATGCTGATCGCGAGTTGCGTCTGGAGCATTCCGAAACGGGATCCTATATCGTAGCGGGATCCGGACACTTCGACCGCCAGATACCGTTCGCGTTTTGCAAGTTCCTGTAAAGCCGGCGTCAATTGGATCTCCGGATCGCCGTTCTTGTGGGCCGCCACTTCCGGCTCGAGCGCGTCAAACACCGACGGCGGCAGCACATGCATGCCGAACAGGCAGAGATAAAATCCCGCCCGCAATCCCGGCGTTTGCAGGTGCAATTCAGCCATGCTCAGCGAGGGTTTCTCGATGATTTTCTCGATTTGGTACAGACCCGGTGCGTCCGGCACACGCTTACCGCTCAAGGTTCCGTAATGGCCGACCAGATGTTCCCGCGTGACCTGCACCACCGCGACGGCGCATTCCTCGCGTACCGCAACGTCAATCAATTGCTGCGCGCACCGGCGGCTGGGCATGTGTGACACGTAGAGATGATCGCTTAGCAGCAGCAGGAAAGGCTCGTCCTCAACGAATTCGCGCGCAAGATACACGGCATGGCCGTAACCGCGCGGTTCTTCCTGCACGGCAAAATGCAGGTGGCGCAACACGCGATCAATTCGTTGCGCCTGTTCCCGTGCCCAATCCACGCCTTCGTAGGCGTGAAGAAGATTATCGCGCAGCAGATGGAGTTGGGCGCGATATCGCGACTCATCGCCCGGAGCGCAGATCACGCAGACTTCCTCGACACCGCTGTCGAGCGCTTCCTCGGCGATGATCTGAATGACCGGTTTTGCCAATCCGTCGCGGTCCACAATGGGCAGCATTCCCTTCTGAACCGTTTCAGCCACGGGATACAACCGTACGCCGCGACCCGCCGCCGTGATGACTGCCTTTCTGACGTGCATCGTGCCATTCCCTCCCGCGTTGCCGATCCAAATAAAACAACCACAACGCAATATCTCACAGAGATGAAAAAAAACTCATGAATCGAAAGGGCGGATCCTGTTTAGTCGTTTTTTTCGTCTCTTAATATGCCCCGATTGCAAGACCTGTATTCGCGGGGTCATGTTGCAATTTGAATCAGAGTCCCTCTTTCCGTAAAACGATAACATCCTTGCAGACGTCTTTGGCTTTGGTGGCTGAATATTCGCGTTTGGTTTCAATGTACCCGGGCTGCTTGAAAAGGACCTGAATGGCCGGGCTTGGTTTTGCCAACTGGGTCCGCACGGAGTCCACTTTGGACTCATCCGCCAGCGTCTCGCCTGTCTTGCGGTCCGTCACCGTGATGTCCGCCACGCCGTTGGGGTTGCACTGGGTGAAATCGCCATCGGTGGCGGCGTCAAACGCCTCCTTGGTGTCGGCCAGCCAGACCTGAAAGTCAATTTTCTCAATCGCCGGCTCTGTTGAAGCCGACGGCAGGGAGGACGGTGTCGTTTGCATGCCGGGTTGGACAGATGTTGGAGTTGACGCCGGCGATGTTTCATGCGTATTGCCGCCGCGCCCGGACATGAATAATCCGGCGGCAGCGATAATGATCGCCAGAACGGCTGCGCCGGCCACGGCAGGTATCGTGAGACTTCGTTTGGACGGTGCGGCGGGCTGAGCCGGTTGCCCGGACGGCTGGCCGCCGAGCGCGATGGTCGGCGTCGCGGCGGCGGAACGTTGCGGGCCGGTCGCCACGGTGGCCGCATGATCCGGCAGATGACTCGACACGACCGTTGCGTCGGCTTCACCCGCCATGACGGTGGCGTCGGTGGAAGCGGCGGAACGTCCGCACGGGCCGACGCCCGTAATTGCCGGATCGGGCTGAGCCTTGAGAGATTCCATTAATGCGGCGGCCATGGCCACACCCGTCGGATAACGTTGCGCGGGATTCTTGCTCAACGCCTTCATGATGACCTTGCTGAGGCATTCGTTGACGGCGAAGTTGAGTTCCTTCGGTTCGACGGGATCCACCTTGATGACCTTGTGCATGACGGTGCTGAGCACTTCGCCGGTGAACGGCTTTTCGCCGGTCAACATTTCATAAACGATCAGCGCCACGGAGAAGAGGTCGGAACGCCCGTCAATCTTGTGTCCCATGAACTGCTCGGGACTCATGTAATGCGGCGTGCCGATCATCGCGCCTTCCTGCGTCAGGTTCGAGTCGCTGACGTGCGCGATGCCGAAGTCGGCAATCTTGACGGTTCCGTCGGACAACATCATGATATTGGCTGGTTTGATGTCGCGATGGACGATGCCCTGCGCATGCGCCAGCGCCAGCGCCTTGCAGATTTGCGCGCC of the Candidatus Hydrogenedentota bacterium genome contains:
- a CDS encoding GDSL-type esterase/lipase family protein, with amino-acid sequence MMTTLLIGFLANGATTLPAYYGHPAIEDAHGVIAPWYQGLNGQIDYRVRVSMETLKRYPWVGTDKAVMAAPHFVYTSMWSIDAEGNIGAPPLENWMCGDLGQRTVSLINGFADYYRYAGDPAALGFIKLQADYILDYAQTPSDHPWPNFPISVPTKGKPYGPCDPKGFIQLDLSADIGAAILRAYRILGDARYFEAARHWGDLLAQHCNRTPGEPPWPRYANPEEVNWSNELTGSVTFILRFLDSLIRLGYRGTDDAIMRARDAGHAYLNDVLFPKWAAVDTWGRCYWDWECPVISLVNVWAMQYVMDYREAFPLWKSDVRNVLTLLLNRTGVDPNSAAEVYSGAWAMPESPSCCGTSLSYGQQLTAGALAQYAALADDAWARELARRMAILGSYDALDNGTVVDGLLGNPIVAASWLNIIHPLAMRTMLQIMAWMPDLFGPNRENHVMRSSAEIVDAAYEKGRIAFTTFDSPEHTLTVLRLAFEPSHITGDGISLQRREVADGNGFSMKPLPNGDYIVTIRHDGLTAIAVEGDDPKNASSGEAFTRTGTWDSHDASETTGAAITCAFDGNQVRVIGDVEPAGGLADVFIDGEKQRAGIDCWCPVGRDAQTLFARSGLSEGKHELRVVVRGEKNPLSQGARVRVHRVVSSAATGSSGFGSGEGPVDPQRMVFGYSGREDLCDKAGNAWRPATEWIVRMNQGADVVGAAWWTEPVAETIEGTDSPNLYRYGIHAPEFIVNATVAPGMYRATLKFAATRGFDTAKNRVSVFVNGQPMIEKMDVAEKADGPNRVLDIELRSLRPRNGAIEFKFAGGDKEAGVAGEAFIQALELVRAMPYEKDIQAFEEQDRANPPAPDTVFFVGSSTIRLWDLKRCFPEFKTINRGFGGCEYSDIAYYLDRIVTPHKPTTVVLYAGDNDIAHGRPATVVFDDFKEVVEHIRQSSPASRIIVLAAKPSIARWNLYSMMKDFNARVAEYAQGDAGIVHVETSGTILGADGQPRKDMFQSDGLHLNQAGYDAWTALVKPHLTTD
- a CDS encoding UTP--glucose-1-phosphate uridylyltransferase, with the protein product MNTLIETITAKGSKIRNRPFRSLCEELSPQELMAACEELDAFRRSADNLYERVRATMFLYAAYRFSFQESPAFPDTGTIPYDGFHDLLGRRFEEAIDCFRAAMKQHGPNAALFSALAEAYHHLSFQTLCDQVRRSVRASRGNQWMFRVGHADDQPIRLRRELLYRPNGTLLYPILRETTPVRLDLSHSGWSDIFFLGMDYPEGARVLNISVDLGVYGRDDIIQPPIETYVRAIPEPVLRLTSTDLDTTKDVTDLRDLFNFGNDYLSLLKAGVIASGLIPPSFEGTNQSIEAILGRIVGRGMGLELVTKVNDIPKGSRLAVSTNLLASIISVLMRATGQTSTLEGPLTEEERRLAASRAILGEWLGGSGGGWQDSGGIWPGIKVIEGAIACKGDPEYGISKGCLLPRHRILGEDDLHPEIKERLAASLVLIHGGMAQNVGPILEMVTEKYLLRAQREWEARLSMRTIFDNILGALQSGDIRELAANTTRNWDVPLKTIIPWVTNRFTETVIAEARNTLGDDFWGFLMLGGMSGGGMAMFVEPSRRDAFRDEILAIMTSAKRTLEDALPFAMDPVVYNFRINAQGSTSCLLLGEEAVMPTRYYALQIPELVRRSADDIAYLRRVELDHFTARRSDAVETYGLLRTLTANLFRVADPATQSTRQAWDEDAARIKSENGFDSIQHEEIRADLRSGRIGLAHNRLPVDTSIEDVHDSDVITLFGDPERRRIGEESLRDGRVAVFSLAAGVGSRWTTGAGAVKAINPFLFLGGKHRSFLEIHVAKTRVSAERYGTAPPHIISTSYLTHGPIEKHLELNGRYGYEGPIVLSPGRSIGQRLIPMVRDLVFLWEEMPQEMLDEQKQKVREDARAALMDWARSKGEGSDYVDNVAIQRFNPPGHWYEIPNLLRNGVLAKLLREHPHLETIMLHNIDTLGADLDAEALGAHLQAGNVLTFEVVPRRIDDRGGGLARVNGRVRLLEGLAQPREEDELKLRYYNSMTTWIQIDPLLALFGLTRADLDGPADKITHAVRAMAHRMPTYVTIKDVKRRWGHGQEDVYPVAQFEKLWSDMTGLSDIRIGYLAVPRQRGQQLKDPNQLDAWANDGSKEYVANLANL